The Malaclemys terrapin pileata isolate rMalTer1 chromosome 2, rMalTer1.hap1, whole genome shotgun sequence nucleotide sequence tcacttcccttgatctactggcaatgctcctacctATACAGCTCATTATgacgttagctttcttggcaacaaaagCACACTGTAAACCAGGAACAAATAACATATTCCTGCAAGCCTCTAACACGGGGTGTGTTTTCCTTTTGCAGCTCACTCACTGATGTGCTTCACCTGTAAGGATGCATCCTCCAACTGGGAGTGTCTGGGATCAACTATATGTCAAAGTGATGAAAACTACTGTGTGACCACGTATCTTGGTGCAGGAATTGGTAAGTTTGGGCATGTTCTGCTTATTGTCTTTGCCTAGCGCTTTCCCAGACGACGTGCTGCTCCTGTTCCAGATCACTGggttttccttcctccttctaCTGGGGTGGGACATTGCTGATGTGGAATTGGGGAATCACTCCTTGAAACCGAATGGCAGGAGAACTTTTCTGGGACGCGTTAAGCGGGCGGGAGCCCCTGTGCTCAGTAGTGAGGTTTGCACATGAGTGAATGAATGATAGGAGGGCGGTGCAGGCAATGTCAGGCTTCTAGTACACCAATGCAAGGGCTGTATATCTACCCCTTCAGTGTTAGCTGAAGTCCTGAAATGAGGCTCTTTATAGCCCAGTCCTGCAGCCGCTCCCCAGCCATACGATGGTTTAAGCACCAAACATCTCACGTGCTGGTGCAAGGTTCCACTATTGGCATGTGCAAGTGAGAGAATTTGCCCGTTCCAATCCCAGTGCCTGGCTGGTTGTGCATGCACAAAAGGAGGCCGGGTTGAAGCCTTTTGGGGTATATTGGTGTCTGCTGCTTAATGAGCTGTGCTGTGACCTAATTACTACCAGCTCGTTAAAGCTCTGAGGCTCAACAGCAGGAGACAGAACTCAGTCCCCTCTGTGCtgcatccctgcagccccccctgaactccaaaagccctgtcccagcatgcagtgggcAGAGTGTGACAATCTGGAATAGATTCTCAGGGTTCTCTTTGGCTGTTCCCACGTCCTGGCCAGGAATCTGAAGAGGATGTTCCCAAATGGTTACATACGGGTCTGTAGCTGCTAGGAAGAGACTAGTGCTGTTTTCATGGTATATAATAGCAGTAGTGACTTCTAAAGGCTGGGCATTCACTGGCAGAGCTAAGGCTGTGAGGCTCTTAACTGCTGAGAAATGGCCTCCTCTTCTCAGGATTGCTTAGCTACATCGGTACAATTATCTCCTTTGCAGAGCTCAGGAGCTCCTGTCCGAACTCTGGGCAACATTTTAATCTTGAGTCtctttctcttgtttgtttttctggttCAGGTGGACATTCCGGGCAGAGCATCAACAAGGGGTGTGCTTCAGTTTGTCCCAACAGTGGGATAAACATAGGGATAGCAGCCGCCTCTGTTTCCTGCTGCAGTTCTTCCTTGTGCAACACCAGTGGGGCCACCAGCGTGAAAGTCAGCTACTCGGTGCTGGCCATGGCGATCTTGGCCAGCTTTGTCTAtctcagggctggactgtgatcgGGCCAGGAAAAAAACCTTGATGCCCTGAAGAACCTGCTCAGGCTTCTCCAACGAGACACCAAACCTCCCTCTGTGCAAAGCTATACTGGGGTTACCAATGGTGCCCTTTCTTCCAAACTCTCTCTCAGATCCCATTAGACAATACCTGCCCTCTTCCCATTCACAAGGAAATCCCGCTGGTGTCACTGGGTGCCCCTCTGTGCCTCTCAGCAGATCTGGATTGCTGCTCCCatggtttgggtgcaggaggcctGGGAAACTCAACTGAAGAGTGCAGCCCCACTGGGGAGATGCCCGCTTGCACTCTTGACCCATCAGGAAATGGTGGATAATGTTGGCAGGGTTTCTGCTTTTATACCCGTAGTCCCAGTTGATGGGGCTGATTAAAAAAAGGTCAGGGCTCACCAGAAAATGTTTATCCCAAACCACCTTCAAAGCGGAATACTTAAACACCCCTGCCTCTTGTTACCGCAGAGACATTTCCCATCCACGTCACGCTAGGGATCAGTGCCAGACTGACTGCTGGGAAGGCATGATCCAAAACCAAACCTCAGATACATTCACCCCCGGTTGGATTctgatttttacattgttttctttattcttttccttGGCTGACTTTTCTTATGTAAAATGAATGCAGTGCTCACACGTGAGCATCACAGCTGAATAAATATGTTCCTGTTCTTGCCTGAGCCCAGATGTATTGTGTGTCTCTTTGCTTGCTGGAAAACAGGGTGTGTGAGGTGCCCTTAGCCGAAAGATCAACTCATGGGTGCAGCATAACTGCTCCTTGGGACAGCTGCTCTGTGGTTTTCAGCAGCGCCGTCTCTCTTGTCACTTTTCATCCTAACACAGACCTTTACCTCCCatgcctgcccccatccccctccaggattggcccTGAGGAACGAACACTTGAGTTGATTATTCACCTGTTCTCCCAGCTGTGGTACCTGTAACATGTCCCACAGACCAGATTCTGCCTTATATTGTTTTACTCCCTAAAAGCCCTTTCGGATTCAGTCCATATGTCTGAGGTTGGACAGGATGAAGCGTGAGTCTGGTCTACCATAGACGTGTCATATGGGACTGGAGCAAACACTATGGGAGCAAAACCACTGCGGGGTCAGTCTGTACGTTAGATATTAGCGTCTCTCCGATTCCTGCCTTCCATCGTCAGTGAGTGGTGACGGAAAACCCTGCGGCTATATTTAAAAACAGCCATAATGAGCAATATCCTTTAACCCTTTGTTGTCATCCCAGAGTGCCCCCATGCGGGCAGGTGTGGTGTTGCAGGCGAGCCCTTACTTTGTTTTCCCCTCACCCAGGGTAGTGGCAAGTCCAAACAGCCTGTTAAATGCTAAAGAGCACCCCCCTAGTGGAGGgtcatttattaacagaaaagcCCATCAAAAAAACATTCACCCCAACATCCTGGCGGGTGACGTGTTCATCTTAGTCCATGTCCCCCAGCTGAGTCCCATGTTCCCATCTACCCAGGCTCTTCCCCTGGGGTTCCCTTGGTGCCAGTCTCTGCCCTGAGGTTGTGCCTCTTGCCCCTGCTGGAGTAACATCCTTCTCTGGAGCCTGTGGGGTCGGGGAAGTCCCTCCACTGTGACCCTTCTCCAGGGAAAGCAGGTAATCCATGTGAGGCCGGGCTTCCAGCCTGTGTCTGGGTGACCACTGGCTGAGACCGGGTCCTTTTGGGTGCCTGCAGACTGCAGTCCTCTATCTAGGAGTTGCCCATCTCCATGAGCTcctcttagagcagtggttcccaaactggcgttcgtgaacccctgggggttcgcaaagTGTTatagggggttcttgggaaaaaattcactaatggtggacagagctgtccctagggaccccgggtagcatggggccagcagcctggagcccctggatttccaagagctaagcagatcaaagcaagcatatctatcacactgaggagatttaaacttcaagactccttagaAAAAATgtaaagggaggtggatatttttttgctgtttttaaaattaaataggcagctagtattgtttttaaaattattatgaagaataaGTTTAAGGTTTGTTGTAacgtaacgtgcattgtttgcctggactgctcaagacctgaatgcttgtgtaggaggaactctttgagttggcttcttacataccttcatgctgtttcccaTCTGacactccttgatgaaacataggagccttgtcttctaactggcttattcaaagtgatacaagctacgaaagcgagatcttggaagagtgtcgccattttcataatgtaataaaaatactttaatgataaataataatgaataataaatagtgtgaaataagcatgtcataaaaacaaattttatatctccaagatcactgcttttataatttatactcaggtaaaggagaaaatccctggaaatattcatttttagaagggggtTGGCGAGACCCAATGTCTGAGAGGTTCGCTGTCCCGATGGGTTCCCCAGAAAGCCCTGCTCAGCCTTCTGGCTCAGGTTTCTCCTGCGAGCTGCCTTCCGCTCCACAGGAGCCTCCCATCTCCCTTTGGTGCTACCGTCTAACTGCACATGGGTAACCTTTATTAATCAGCCACCCGGGACAGCCAATTACCTCCactagggctagaaacttactttttctttaaggatgtaggctgaaatcatcacatatccacctgactccaggagctggggctttaaggaaaacaataattatcatgagactcatgagagttggcaacgctgagttcctcagggaactgatgggcagcatcccctgggagaataacatgagggggaaaggagtccaggagagctggctgtattttaaagaatccttattgaggttgcaggaaaaaaacatcccaatgtgtagaaagaacagtaaatatggcaggcgaccagcttggcttaacagtgaaatccttgctgaccttaaacgcaaaaaagaagcttacaagaagtggaagattggacaaatgaccagggaggagtataaaaatattgctcatgcatgcaggagtgaaatcaggaaggccaaatcacacttggagttgcagctagcaagcgatgttaagaataacaagaagagtttcttcaggtgcgttagcaacaagaagaaaatcaaggaaagtgtgggccccttactgaatgagggaggcaacctagtgacagaggctgtggaaaaagctaatggactccagtgccgtaacaagggcgaggcCAGTGAGGCACTGGCCTGGGGCACACAAAGCCGGAGAGGGAGGGGGCGCAGAAAgcagtggaggaaaaaaaacaaaaaaggagcagagagtccctgtctctcccctgcagcaactgctgccgcagggtcctagctCCCCCCATCTcagctgccagggcagactgactctgagcctgcccttccccctcagaccctttcattttccaaagggaccctccagcagcacaggcctCCCCCCGTccgcagtcaccgctcctgcccatgcggggcaaggaggcagcctcatccctcacccccagtgaggctacagtcaggggcaagagcaggggaggaggtgcacgcAGCACCCCGCCGGCACCCACCACGGGGGAGACAAGGGAGATTCCTGGAcgtgagaggggccctaggagcacatgcagtgacagtggtgggggtgagtgtgctgctgggggtgggggtgggaaaggggggctcctcccccacagctcgctgctgccggcagggaaagggctggggggagtcctcctctctggcccctgtcccggagcagcctgcctgtaccccaaactcatccccagccctgccccaccccagagcccacaccccagtcagagctttcacccccaaCTGAaccccacacctctgccccagccctgagcccctccagcaccccaaacctaccattccctgccccaccccagagccctcacccccacaccccaaccctctgccccagccctgagcccctcccacaccccaaacctaccattccctgccccaccccagagctctcatcccccacactcctactctcaccctgagcccctcccacacttcaaacccctcatctgcagccacaacacacagccctcacctctgcacccctcctatccccaaactccctccagaacctgcaccccctccctccacaccccctccctttcccaaactccctcccagagcctgcaccccaatcccctgccccagcctaggatCTGCACctcagacctcctccctcacccaaactccctcccagagccttgggcgggTGGAGGACGGAGTTTGGGCGGGGGcatgttctgggcaccaccaaaatttctacaaacttgccacccctgatcctgccctgcaaacctgaactcccagcattctcaggacacatactgatccctagtggccactcctgatatccagcacctccctcctctcttaacctgtgagtccctctctggattggaactggactggaaccaaagaccatcttggaagcaacattaccatcccaagcagtcaaaaattaTGAGTTAGACCCCCCAAAAGCACAGGCTCTATCGCTGCCGCTTCATTGGAGagtcccaagggtcggtcctggggccggttttgttcaatatcttcattaatgatctggaggatggcgtggactgcactctcagcaagtttgcagatgacacaaaactgggaggagtggtagatacgctggagggtagggataggatacagagggacctagacaaaataGAGGGttggaccaaaagaaacctgatgaggttcaacaaggacaagtgcggagtcctgcacttaggacggaagaatcccatgcacagttacagactagggactgagtggctaggcagcagttctgcagaaaaggacctggggttacagtggacaagaagctggatatgagtcgacagtgtgcccttgttgtcaagaaggctaacggtactttgggctgtataagtaggggcattgccagcagatagagggacgtgatcattcccctctattcgacattggtgaggcctcatctggagtactgtgtccagttttgggccccacactacaataaggatgtggaaaaattggaaagagtccagcggagagcaacaaaaatgattagggggcttgagcacatgacttatgaggagaggctgagggaactaggattgtttagtctgcagaagagaagaatgaggggggatttgatagctgctttcaactacctgaaagtgggttccaaagaggatggatctagactgttctcagtggtaccagatgatagaagaaggagtaatggtctcaagttgcaatgggggaggtttaggttggatattaggacacattatttcaccaggagggtggtgaagcactggaatgggtttttaaggtcaggcttgacaaagccctggctgggatgatttagttggggattggtcctgctttgagcagggggttggactagataacctcctgaggtcccgcccaaccctgatattctatgattcatagaaTCCATGGCCCAAAAGGGACAGTCTGACccccctctataacacaggccagagaactccctggaaaaaattcctaaggattatcttttagaaaaacatcgaaccttgatttaaaaatggccagtgatggagaatccactacgacCCTTGGTACGTTGTCCAAATGGTTAATTCCcttcactgttaaatatttacacCTTATCTCCAGTACAATGAAAGCCTTTAAATGTAACACTTTATatctcaaatgctttaactgtccctcccctccacctctgtTTTTTCTGagtttaataaaagattaaataGCTGTGAATGATGGTTGTTACAATTGCAGTCAGCAGTGGTAGCTTGATGTGGACATTACAACGGTGCCTTGTGGAGGCACCTTAAAAACTGTCTGTAAGTAACTTGCCAAGAGTcacccaggaaatctgtggtggagaAGACAATCAAACGATGGTCTCCCAAGTTCCAGACCAGATTTCTAGCCACTGGCTCCCACCAAAGACTTTATTTGCCTAGCTGAAGAGGAAGGACTGAGGAGACAGCATGTACAAATAATGCATAATCCAAAGGGATAACCCTAGAGACTGACACGAAGATCAGTTATCTCTATACTTTCTTGCCCTCCAGAGGACTTTGGCTCGTAGTCACATTGCTTATTACCTTTCTTATTTACAGGACAGGGAGGCTAGTTGCAACTTTCCGTTCTAACTGCTCTAGTAAATGACAGCTTGTCTATTAATGGTGTGTGTGCGCCCataggggttgttgttttttcttaaagccccagctcctggagtcatgagatCATGTGAGAACTTcagatttcatttatttatttttaaaaatatttttaatccctCCTGGTTGCGGAAAcaagctcatgatttttaagccagacTCATGATTTTGAGGGGCTTGACGCATGGTTTTTGGATGCGTGGGGTTGGCCATACAGACTATTTAGACTCTATGGAATTATAGGTGCAAATTCCAGCAGGGACAACTCAGACCTTCCCCTTTCGCAGACAGATAAATGGTGTCCCAGGCACTTTACTGAGTGGGAGTAGTTTGGATGACACCTTAAAAAGGAGGTCGGGTCGGCTCTGTATGGACATTAGAGACTTTATCACACTTTTTATAAGAGAGGAATGATATCTTGAGCCAGAATTTCCCCTCTTCGGAGACGACTTTGAACTGGTTGCTGCCAGGGTGGTTGCCTGCTGGAAGGTCATTTTTTTGCAAAGTTTGGACAAAATCCCATCAGCAgttgttgaaatattttttgggaaaaaaacacttttctgcgtgtaaaaaaaaccctctaataTTACCTTTATAGAACAGGACGGCAGCCAAAACAATTGTGGCTTGATAGTGCCATGGATGCCGTCTAGAAAGGATGAATGCTTTTGCTCCATTTTGATTTACCAAAGTTATGGAGAGCCTGGAGATGTTTTCCATTTCAAGGCTTTCTTTGCAACGAAAGGGGCTAGAAACATGCTAAATGAAACCTGAAGTTAACCTTGGTATTTCTAGCATCCCGTCCCCCCAAAccagtggctggagcacagctatGGGCTTCAGCACAGATGATCAGCTGTGAGCTTAACTATAAatatggccctaccaaattcacggacaTGGAAATcacgtcacggaccatgaaatctggtctcacccgcatgaaatctgatcttttgtgtgcttttaccctatgctatacagatttcacaggggagaccagcatttctcaaaaagggggtcctgacccaaaagggagttgcagggggttacaagattattttagggggttTGCAGTGTTCCCACCcttgcttctgtgctgccttcatagctgggtggctggagagtggcggctgttggccagggaCCCAGTTCTGAgggcagcaccccgccagcagcagtgcagaagtaagggtggaaataccataccatgccatccttacttctccgctggtgctggtggtggctctagagcagggctcccagccagcagataccactctccagctgtccagctctgaaggcagcgttgccgccagcagcagtgcagaattaaGGGTTACAGCACCACAACTCCCCCTACAACAACCTTGcgacctcctccccaccccacaagtcctttgggggtcaggacccctagaaTTACAACAATGTGAAATTTccgatttaaatagctgaaatcatcacatttattacttttaaaatcctatgacccaattgaccaaaatggaccatgaatatggtagggccctagctataaaCTCTCACCAGACGTGAGCAAGCACACAGGGTCTCCTATCCAAGCCCTATGCAGCCCCACCCCTACTTAGCTTCTGAAAGCAGGCATGTTCAGGGTGGCACGGCCAGAGATAGAAAACAAGGTGGAAAATTATAAATCTTTATGTAGTTACAAGAATCCCTGAGAGAGGCCATCACGATGGGCTTTATTCACCATGGCCCTGCACAGTGTGCAATTATTCctccctgtgcaaagtgggtgtcaaACGGTACCAAATaacaatggtagcattttacactcactttgcactttAGCAAACAACTTCATAAGGTGCAAAGtctggagcacaggatctggtccaaaacgTGACTATAGCTGGCCGCGTGGTAACAGtgatcataatataattaaatttaagatccctgtggcggggaaaacaccagagcagcccaacactgtagcatttaaacCCCTATGAGGTTTTAACTTTTCATCCGGATTTGGGACAGAAAGATTTATCGCCAACTGGAACTTTTTCACAGGCTGGAGCTTCTCTGTCCTGGCCAGCTCCACTGGtgacccccctccctctctctgcacctaga carries:
- the LOC128831551 gene encoding lymphocyte antigen 6E-like; amino-acid sequence: MKAFLLTLLVAVLCAEQAHSLMCFTCKDASSNWECLGSTICQSDENYCVTTYLGAGIGGHSGQSINKGCASVCPNSGINIGIAAASVSCCSSSLCNTSGATSVKVSYSVLAMAILASFVYLRAGL